A window from Thunnus albacares chromosome 19, fThuAlb1.1, whole genome shotgun sequence encodes these proteins:
- the LOC122970305 gene encoding lactose-binding lectin l-2-like — MLLFLFLFGLALGAESPSGDHQLKLQRGNCPMFWYSFNDRCYKYVSTRMTWADAELYCVSQKANLVSIHSLGEHNFVKSLIKNFDVAWRKVWIGLNDIPKEGRWMWSDGSAVDFVFWNSGEPNNHRGNEDCVQTNGDTDLKWNDVPCSLTFPYVCASRIDCL; from the coding sequence ATGCTcttgttcctctttttgtttggTCTGGCTCTGGGTGCCGAGTCTCCTTCAGGTGACCATCAATTGAAGCTACAGCGTGGTAACTGTCCCATGTTCTGGTACAGCTTCAACGACCGCTGCTACAAGTATGTCTCCACACGTATGACCTGGGCTGATGCAGAGCTCTATTGTGTGTCACAGAAGGCCAACCTGGTGTCTATCCACAGTCTGGGAGAACACAATTTTGTCAAATCCCTGATCAAGAACTTTGACGTTGCTTGGAGAAAAGTCTGGATCGGACTCAATGACATCCCCAAAGAAGGCAGATGGATGTGGTCTGATGGATCTGCAGTCGACTTTGTCTTTTGGAATTCAGGAGAGCCAAACAACCATAGAGGAAATGAAGACTGTGTTCAGACCAATGGTGATACTGATCTGAAATGGAATGATGTCCCATGTTCTCTCACCTTTCCGTATGTTTGTGCTTCTCGCATAGACTGTCTTTAG